The window GTTCGTGGTGTCCACAAGGGACAATGCGGCGATCGGCGAGACGTCACCGCTCCTGCTGCCGGGCGGCCACCTCGTCGAGAACGTGCGGCGGGTCTTCGACACCGTCGACTTCTGGCTGGCGCTGGGCAACTCGCTGATCGTTTCGAGCACGGTCATGGTGTCCAACGTCGTGCTCGCGAGCCTCGCCGGGTTCGCCTTCGCGCGGCTGCGGTTCCGCGGCCGCAACACGCTGTTCCTGCTGGTCGTCGGCTCGGCGATGGTGCCGGCGCAGCTCGGCGTCATCCCGCTGTACCTGGTGATCGGCGAGCTCGGCTGGTACGGGCGGCTCGAAGCGGTGATCGTGCCGGGGCTGCTCAGCGCCTTCAGCGTGTTCTGGATGCGGCAGGCGTGCGAGAACGCGATCAGCGCCGAGCTGGTCGACGCGGCGACCGTCGACGGCTGCTCGGTCCTGCGCACCTACTGGCACGTGGCGGTTCCCGCGCTGCGCCCGGCGGCCGCGGTGCTCGCGATGCTGACGTTCTTGGCCGCGTGGAACGACTACTTCTGGCCGCTGGTGGTACTCGACCCCAACGAGACGCCGACCGTGCAGGTCGCGCTGTCGCAGCTGGCCAGCGGCTACTACACCGACTACGCGCTCATGCTCACCGGCGCGACCGTGGGCGTGCTGCCCGTGATCGCGCTGTTCCTGCTGCTGGGCCGCCACATCGTCCGGGGGATCCTGAAAGGGGCGCCAGTATGACCGAGCTTTCCTTCCCGCCGGGGTTCCTGTGGGGCGCGGCGACCGCGTCGTACCAGATCGAAGGCGCGGTGTCCGAGGGCGGCCGCGGACCGTCCATCTGGGACACTTTCGCGGCTCGGCCGGGTGCCGTCCTCGACGGTGCGTCGGGCGAGGTCGCCTGCGACCACTACCACCGGTTTCCCGAAGACATCGGGTTGCTGGCGGACGTGGGGCTGGGCGCGTACCGGTTTTCGGTGGCCTGGCCGCGGGTCATGCCGGACGGGCGGACGACCTCGCCCGCCGGGCTGGCGTTCTACGACCGGCTGGTGGACGAGCTGCTGCGCCGCGACGTCGTGCCGGTGCTGACGCTGTACCACTGGGACCTGCCGCAGGCGCTGGAAGACGCGGGCGGCTGGCCTTCACGGGACACGGCCCACCGGTTCGCCGAGTACGCCGCGGTGGTCCACGACGCGCTGGGCGACCGCGTGAACCAGTGGACGACGGTCAACGAGCCGTTCTGCGCTGCGTTCCTGGGGTACGGCAGCGGGGTGCACGCACCGGGCGTCCGGGACTACGACACGGCGCTGGTCGCGGCGCACCACCTGCTGCTGGGGCACGGGCTGGCGACGCGGGCGCTGACCTCGGCGGCGCGGCCGGGGCAGGAGTTCTCGCTGGCGTTGAACTTCGCGCCCGCCATCCCGGACGGCTCGTCACCGGCGCACCTCGATGCGGCGCGGAAGTTCGACGGGATCCACAACCGCTTCTTCCTGGACCCGGTGCTGGGCCGCGGGTACCCGGACGACGTCATGGCGGACGTTCTCCATCACGGCGGCCGGTTCGCGGCGTCGATTCGCGACGGCGACACGGACACCATCGCGGCGCCGATCGACTGGCTGGGCGTGAACTACTACGCGCCCGCGCGGGTGACGCCCCTCGACGATCCTCTGGTGCACGGCAACTGCCCGCTGCCGGGGTTGCGGGGGCTGGACGTGCTGCCGGCTGCCGGTCCGCTGACGGCGTTCGGCTGGGAGCAGGCGCCCGCGGCCTTCACGTCGCTGCTCGGCTGGCTCGCGTCGCGGTCCGGCCTGCCCTTGGTGGTGGCGGAGAACGGCGCGTCCTTTGTGGACAAGCCGGTGTCGGGTCGGGTGCACGACGCGGCCCGGGTGAACTACTTCCTGGAGCACCTGCGCGCGGTGCACGACGCGATCCGCCTGGGCGCGGACGTGCGCGGGTACTTCGCGTGGTCGCTGCTGGACAACTTCGAGTGGGCGATGGGGTACTCGCAGCGCTTCGGCCTGGTGCACGTCGACTTCGAGACGCAGGTCCGGACGGTCAAGGACTCGGGCCGGTTCCTGGGCCGCGTCGCGAAAGCCAACGCCCTGACGGAGTAGCCGTGTCGACCTCCGAATCACGCGTGTCGACGTCCTGATCACGCGTGATTGGCGACACGGCCTCAGGAGCGGCGGCGGAAGGCGTCGGCGACGCCCGAGCGGGACGGGGTGTCCAGCTTGCCCAGCAACCTCGTCACGTGCGCCTGGACCGTCCGCCGCGGCAGGGACAGCTCCGCCGCGATGTCCGGGTTCGACCGGCCCTCCGCGACCAGGCTCGCGATCTTGACCTCGATCGGTGTCAGCGACTCCCAGCCGTGGCCCGGCCGGATCGAGGAGAACAGCGCCCCGCGTCGGACACCCAGCCGCCGCAACCGCGTCTCCGCCCGGCGCAGGTCCCAGCGCGCGCCCAGCGCCGTGTAGATCTCCGCCGCCTCCTCGAACGCCGCGTGCGCCGCGTCGAGACGCCCTTCGCGGGCCAGCAGCTCCGCCGCGTCCTCCAGCACCGAAGCCAGCTCCGGGCGGCGGCCGACCGCGCGGAAGTGCTCCGCCGTCGCGAGCAGCGGCGCCGGGTCCTCCTCGATCAGGCCGCGGCACCACGACACCGCCGCGTGCGCCCGCGCCGGACGTCGCTCCTTCGCCGCCTCCTCCTCGCAGACCTCGAGCGCGCGGCGAGCGCGGACGACGTCGTCCTGCTCCATCGCCAGCCGGACGAACGTCGGGAGCCACTGGTGGCGCAGCATCATCTGCGCGTACGTCGGGTTCAGGATCGGCTCGAGGACGGCCATCGCGCGGGCCCGGTCGCCGCGCTGCTCGGCCGCGAGGGCGTCCGCGACCAGCAGGAAGTCGAAGCTCTCGCGCTCGGCGCCGGTCGCCGGGGCGTACTCCTCGGCCGCGTCGAGGTGAGCCGCCGCCTGCGCGCGGTCGTCGCGGCGGCCCGCGATCAGCGCCGCGACGCCGTGCAGCAGCAGCGCCGCCGGGCCGGGCTCGCGCAGGCCGTAGAACGTGATCGCCGGGCCGTCCTCGGTGACCGTGTCCAGCTCGACCAGGGCCTCGTCCCAGCGGCCTTCCCAGTACCGGTGGACCGCGACCGACACCTGCAGGCCCACCGGCATCGCGTGCCGCGCCGCGATGTCGCCCGCCGCGCGCAGCGCCGCGTCCGCCTCGGCCAGCCGGTCGAGGTTCTGGAGGGTGAAGACGCGGTTGTCGAGCAGGTCGACGTGCAGGTCGGCGAGTTCGTGCTCGTCGCCGACGGCCTCGATCGCCGCGTCGATGTGCACGAGCGCCGAGTCGTGCTCGCGGCGCACGGAATCGACCAGCCACAACGACTGCAGCGCGTGGGCCGTCAGGTACCGGTCGCCGCCGGCGAACGACTTGGTCTCGTACGCGGCCTTTTCCGCGGTGTCCAAATCGGACAGATCGCCGCGGCGGAAGTTCGCCAGCAGCTGCCGGTGCTTGACGCGCCACAGCTCCGGCACGGCCGGGTCGTCGGCCGACGCGGCGAGGATCGCGACCGCCCCTTCGGTGTCGCCCCGCCGGTGCTTCAACGCCGCGATGATGTGCCGCATCTCTTCGGTGGCGTCCGGCTCGGTGGCCGCGTCGAAGGCTTGCTGCGCCAGGGATTCCGGGTTGCGTTCCAGCCGGAACAGCACCTTGACCAGGGCCACGAGCAGGACTTCGCGACGCGGCCCGCCACCGGCGGCCAATGCGCGTTCCAGCAGCTCGACGGCGATCAGCGGCGCCCGGTTGGACACGGCCGCGTGGTGCGCGGCGAGCCAGTCCAGCACCCAGTCGTCCACAGTGGCCGGTGCGGCGACCAGCTGCTCGGCGACGCGCTTCACCGGGGCGCCGATCCCGGCGAGCGCTTCCGCGGCCTGCCGGTGCAGCGCCGCCCGCGTTCCCGCCAGCAGCCGGTCGTAGAGGGCCTGGCGCAGCAACGGATGCCGGAACGCGAGCTGCGTCCCGGTGTCGATGAGGACGTTCGCGGCGACGGCCTCTTCGAGCGGCTCCAGCAGGTCCGACGGCCGCGTGCCCAGCACCGCGGCGATGTCCCCGACGGCGAACTCCATGCCCAGCAGCGCGCCCCAGCGCAGCACTTCCTGCGTCCGCGCGGGCAGGAAGTCGAGCCGGCGGTCGACCGCGGCGACCAGCGAACTCGGCGCTTCGAACTCGGCCGGATCGTCGACGTCGGCCTCGCCGCCGGACACCTCGACCGCGCCCGCGCGCAGCAGGACGTCGACCATTTCCTTGACGTACAACGGGTTCCCGGCACCACGAGCGGCCAGCTCGCGCAGCCCCGGCCCGGGCGCGGCGCCGATCTGGTCTTCGATCAGCCGTCCGACGTCCTCGCCGGTCAACGGCGCGAGGTCGAGCACGACGCCGTCGCGCGCCTGGACACCGCGGCGCAGCTGGGCCAGTTCGGTGCGGTCCGGCGCGGGCCGGGTCGCGGCCACCAGGAGCAGGGGCAGCTGCCGGGTCGCCGCGCAGAGGCGGTGCCAGACCAGCACGGACGCCTCGTCCGCCCACTGCAGGTCGTCGACCACCAGCACCTGCGGCGAGTGCGCGCACAGCTCGTCGACCAGGGCCAGCAGGCGGTCGACGGCGCCGAGCACCGGGTCGGCCGGCCCCAGACCGCGGCGGACCGGGCCTTCGCCGGCCAGTTCCTTGGCGACCTTCGCGCGCCGCGGGTCGGCCGAATGCGCGTCGATCGCCAGGCATTCCAGCATGACCTGCAGCGGGAAGCGCCTGCTCAGCTCGTCGGCCGCGGCCCAGAGCCGCTGGAAGCCGGGGCCGTCCGGCAGGGTGCTGGTGAGCAGCTCGGACTTGCCGATCCCCGCCTCGCCCTCGATCCACACGGCCCGGCCCCGCCCGGCCCGGACGTCGGCGACGAGCTCGGCGAGCCGGGCCGTCTCGGCTTCCCGGCCGAACAGCCGGTGCCCGGTGACCTCCACAGGTGACGCGGGCGCGTCTAGTGCGGCGTCCTGGGCGAGGACCTGCTGGTGGAGGCGCTGCAGTGCCGGGCCGGGCTCGACGCCCAGCTCGCCGACCAGGGTGGCGCGGGCGTCGCGGAAGACGTCGAGGGCGTCGGCGGGCCGGCCGCTGCGGTAGAGGGCGAGCATGAGCGACTCGCGCAGGGACTCCCGCAGCGGGTGCTCACCGGCCAGCACGGCGAGCTCCGGCGCGAGGTCGAGGTGCCCGCCGAGGGCCAGCAGCGCCTGGGCACGCCGTTCGAGGGTGTTCAGCCGCAGCTCGGCGAGGTATTCGCGGTGCCGCTCGGCGAATCCGCCGGGCACCCCGGAAAGGGCTTCCCCTTGCCACAGCGCGAGGGCCGCGTCGAGCTCGGCGACGGCCGCCCGCGGATCACCGCGGTCGAGGTGCCGCTGCGCGGTTTCCCGGTGGCGTTCGAAGACGGCGGCGTCGAGCGCGTCCTCGTCGAGCAGCAGCGAGTACCCGGCGGGGTCCGACACGAGGACGCTGGCGGCCGACCACCGCGACCGGTCGGGTTCGAGCGCCCGCCGCAGCCCCGAGACGTAGGTGTGGACGCTGCCCTCGACGCTCGCGGGCGCGGCATCGCCCCAGACCCCCGCGATCAGCTCGGCGCGCGGGACCGCCCGCCCGGCGTTGACCGCGAGCACGGCGAAGATCGCACGCTGACGTGCGGGACCCAGGCCGATCTCGGCCGCCCCGCGCCAGGCACGCAGAGGTCCCAGCAAGCCCACTCGCAGACCGGTGTCCGCTTCCCCTCGCATGTCCCTGCCGTTCCCTCGGGGGACGAACCCGCCGGGGGCGGGCCCCCAGGACCCCGGCGGACATCTTCGCTGCCGACTACTCCGGCGAGCTTACTGACGTGGCAAGCCCGGATCGGGTTGCCCGGCGACGGGGCGAGTAAGTGCCGACGCCGGCGCGCCCGGTCCGTGGTGCGGTTGCCGCGGCGGGGTGGGAGGTGGCTGGTGGTCTCATTCTCCGGCGCTTGCCCGGGTGCGTATCGAGTTCGCCCGTCGGATCCCGAACGGCTGCATCCGGCTCTCGGCGCGCCGCACGTCCCACACCGCGCCCATTCCCGTGTACGCCGTCAGCGCCGCGCGGAACGTCGTGCGCGCGTCGTCCAGCCGGCCCGACTCCGCCAGCAGGATCGCCGCGTCCTCGGTCGCCTTGGCCTGCTTCAGCAGCCGGCCCGCCGCGCGGTAGTGCGAAACCGCCGTCAGCACCGGCTCCGGATCGCCGGTCACCAGCCCGCGGCAGTGGGCGGCCGCCGCCGCGTGGGCTGGCGGGACCTCGCCGTCCGGGGCGAGCAGGCGCAGCGCCTGCTCGGCGCGATCGGGCGCGTCGAGCAGCAGGCTGAGCCGCACCAGGTCCGGCAGCCACTGGTGGCGGGCCGCGGGCGGGTGGTGGTCCTCCAGCAGCGGGAGCAACGCCGTCAGCGCCGCCTCGGGACGGCCGTCCTGCTCGGCCAGCAGGGCGCGGGCCGCCAGCAGGAAGTCGCCACCGTCGGGCTCGAGGCCCGGCGGCCACTGGCGGCGGCCCGCCGCGTCGAGGTGCGTCCCGGCCAGCACGCGCTGGCCGCGGTGCCCGGCGATCAGCGCGCCGACGCCGTGCACCAGCAGCGCCGAACCCGGGCTGCGCAGGACGTACGACGCCGTCTCCGCGCCGTCGCGGATCACCGCGTCCAGCTCGGCCAGCGCCGCGGACCAGCGGCCCAGCCAGTAGTAGTGCACCGCGCCGGCCAGGTGCATCTCACCCGGCACCGCGCGCGTCGCGGCGATCCGCCGGGCGGCTGCCAGCGGCTCGGCGGCCTCGTCGAGGCTGTCGAGGGTCGGCACGGACAGCGCCGCGTCGTCCAGCGGGTGCAGCCCGGCCGGCGCCAGTACCGTCTTCTCGCCGAGCCGCTCCAGCGTGGCCAGCAGCGACTCGTGCCGCCCGCGCCACATCTCCGGGACGTCGCTGTCGTCGAGCGTCCGCTTCAGCTCGGCCGTCGCCTCGGCGAAGTCGCCGCGCCGGTAGTAGACGTAGGCCAGGATCCAGCGCATCTCGGCGGCACGCCTGCTGTCGGACGTCCGCGCGACGACCGACCGCGCCTCCGCTTCGGGCTCCCGGCCGAGCCAGAACAGCAGCCGCGCGAGCGTCGCGGTCAGCGTCTCCCGCGCGTCCGGCGGCAGTGCGCCCTGGGTGATGGCGTGGCGCAGCAGGTCGACGGCGACGCGCGGGGTCTCGGTGGCGACCGCGCCGATGTTGTCCAGCAGCCACGTCGTCACCCACGGGTCGACCTGCGCGGGCGCGGCCGCGAGCTGCTCGGCGACGCGGTCGGCGGGGGCGCGCGCGGCGGCGAACGCCTCGGCCAGCTGCCGGTGCAGTGCCACCCGCATCGCCGCGGGCGTCTTTTCGTAGAGCACCCGGCGCACCAGCGGGTGCCGGAACGCCAGCCGGTCGCCCGACTCGACGAGCACCCCGGACGTGATCGCCTCGTCGACCGCGCCGACCAGCGCCGTCGGCGGCCGCTCGGTGGCGACGGCGATGTCCGACAGCGAGAACTCCCGGCCGAGCAGCGCGGCCCAGCGCAGCGTGTCGCGGGTGCCGCTGGAGAGGAAGCTCAGGTACAGCGTGATCCGCGACCC of the Amycolatopsis sp. NBC_01488 genome contains:
- a CDS encoding BTAD domain-containing putative transcriptional regulator, with the translated sequence MRGEADTGLRVGLLGPLRAWRGAAEIGLGPARQRAIFAVLAVNAGRAVPRAELIAGVWGDAAPASVEGSVHTYVSGLRRALEPDRSRWSAASVLVSDPAGYSLLLDEDALDAAVFERHRETAQRHLDRGDPRAAVAELDAALALWQGEALSGVPGGFAERHREYLAELRLNTLERRAQALLALGGHLDLAPELAVLAGEHPLRESLRESLMLALYRSGRPADALDVFRDARATLVGELGVEPGPALQRLHQQVLAQDAALDAPASPVEVTGHRLFGREAETARLAELVADVRAGRGRAVWIEGEAGIGKSELLTSTLPDGPGFQRLWAAADELSRRFPLQVMLECLAIDAHSADPRRAKVAKELAGEGPVRRGLGPADPVLGAVDRLLALVDELCAHSPQVLVVDDLQWADEASVLVWHRLCAATRQLPLLLVAATRPAPDRTELAQLRRGVQARDGVVLDLAPLTGEDVGRLIEDQIGAAPGPGLRELAARGAGNPLYVKEMVDVLLRAGAVEVSGGEADVDDPAEFEAPSSLVAAVDRRLDFLPARTQEVLRWGALLGMEFAVGDIAAVLGTRPSDLLEPLEEAVAANVLIDTGTQLAFRHPLLRQALYDRLLAGTRAALHRQAAEALAGIGAPVKRVAEQLVAAPATVDDWVLDWLAAHHAAVSNRAPLIAVELLERALAAGGGPRREVLLVALVKVLFRLERNPESLAQQAFDAATEPDATEEMRHIIAALKHRRGDTEGAVAILAASADDPAVPELWRVKHRQLLANFRRGDLSDLDTAEKAAYETKSFAGGDRYLTAHALQSLWLVDSVRREHDSALVHIDAAIEAVGDEHELADLHVDLLDNRVFTLQNLDRLAEADAALRAAGDIAARHAMPVGLQVSVAVHRYWEGRWDEALVELDTVTEDGPAITFYGLREPGPAALLLHGVAALIAGRRDDRAQAAAHLDAAEEYAPATGAERESFDFLLVADALAAEQRGDRARAMAVLEPILNPTYAQMMLRHQWLPTFVRLAMEQDDVVRARRALEVCEEEAAKERRPARAHAAVSWCRGLIEEDPAPLLATAEHFRAVGRRPELASVLEDAAELLAREGRLDAAHAAFEEAAEIYTALGARWDLRRAETRLRRLGVRRGALFSSIRPGHGWESLTPIEVKIASLVAEGRSNPDIAAELSLPRRTVQAHVTRLLGKLDTPSRSGVADAFRRRS
- a CDS encoding GH1 family beta-glucosidase, whose translation is MTELSFPPGFLWGAATASYQIEGAVSEGGRGPSIWDTFAARPGAVLDGASGEVACDHYHRFPEDIGLLADVGLGAYRFSVAWPRVMPDGRTTSPAGLAFYDRLVDELLRRDVVPVLTLYHWDLPQALEDAGGWPSRDTAHRFAEYAAVVHDALGDRVNQWTTVNEPFCAAFLGYGSGVHAPGVRDYDTALVAAHHLLLGHGLATRALTSAARPGQEFSLALNFAPAIPDGSSPAHLDAARKFDGIHNRFFLDPVLGRGYPDDVMADVLHHGGRFAASIRDGDTDTIAAPIDWLGVNYYAPARVTPLDDPLVHGNCPLPGLRGLDVLPAAGPLTAFGWEQAPAAFTSLLGWLASRSGLPLVVAENGASFVDKPVSGRVHDAARVNYFLEHLRAVHDAIRLGADVRGYFAWSLLDNFEWAMGYSQRFGLVHVDFETQVRTVKDSGRFLGRVAKANALTE
- a CDS encoding carbohydrate ABC transporter permease, whose amino-acid sequence is MRRPGGWVYVVLVGVLGASIFPLYWSFVVSTRDNAAIGETSPLLLPGGHLVENVRRVFDTVDFWLALGNSLIVSSTVMVSNVVLASLAGFAFARLRFRGRNTLFLLVVGSAMVPAQLGVIPLYLVIGELGWYGRLEAVIVPGLLSAFSVFWMRQACENAISAELVDAATVDGCSVLRTYWHVAVPALRPAAAVLAMLTFLAAWNDYFWPLVVLDPNETPTVQVALSQLASGYYTDYALMLTGATVGVLPVIALFLLLGRHIVRGILKGAPV
- a CDS encoding BTAD domain-containing putative transcriptional regulator; amino-acid sequence: MSAADGSAPRLQLLGPVKAWRGETELDLGSAHRRTVLAALAMNPNRTVSREELIDAVWGEAPPQSAQGSIYTYVSGLRRVLEPGRAKGEGPQLLASIGSGYSLRLDAAAIDVHRFETLRELAQRKQSAGDARGAREVLDEALDLWHGVPLSGLPGPFAAAQRARLAEVRLATIERRAELVLESGGHAELIAELTALTREHPFRETLRGLLMRALARSDRRTEAVAVYADVRDRLVESSGTEPGPALRRLHDELVAKPAPKPPPAVRVPRSPVTSMPERADVFVGRDAELARLREAVAELGAGTGHSLWLEGEPGSGRTALLAELLAMAQDFRPAFAAADALDQRFALRPLLDALGVHPRATDERRANLAARLAERSGEDPVDGLLGLVRELCVEAPLVLAVDDLHWADDTTLRVWRYLSRETRELPLLLVGACRPVPRPAALDELRAELDNDVTTVLALPPLAEAETHELATELAGAPPGPGLRTLVSYGSGNPRYVKEIVETLLAHSMIVLDGVHAHLDGNSCQTIPAPLGSRITLYLSFLSSGTRDTLRWAALLGREFSLSDIAVATERPPTALVGAVDEAITSGVLVESGDRLAFRHPLVRRVLYEKTPAAMRVALHRQLAEAFAAARAPADRVAEQLAAAPAQVDPWVTTWLLDNIGAVATETPRVAVDLLRHAITQGALPPDARETLTATLARLLFWLGREPEAEARSVVARTSDSRRAAEMRWILAYVYYRRGDFAEATAELKRTLDDSDVPEMWRGRHESLLATLERLGEKTVLAPAGLHPLDDAALSVPTLDSLDEAAEPLAAARRIAATRAVPGEMHLAGAVHYYWLGRWSAALAELDAVIRDGAETASYVLRSPGSALLVHGVGALIAGHRGQRVLAGTHLDAAGRRQWPPGLEPDGGDFLLAARALLAEQDGRPEAALTALLPLLEDHHPPAARHQWLPDLVRLSLLLDAPDRAEQALRLLAPDGEVPPAHAAAAAHCRGLVTGDPEPVLTAVSHYRAAGRLLKQAKATEDAAILLAESGRLDDARTTFRAALTAYTGMGAVWDVRRAESRMQPFGIRRANSIRTRASAGE